A window of the Diabrotica undecimpunctata isolate CICGRU chromosome 1, icDiaUnde3, whole genome shotgun sequence genome harbors these coding sequences:
- the LOC140434923 gene encoding uncharacterized protein — translation MKLKYTSGIGILKNARVLKNADGKICHHEQECKEWERYISGFLDDASRENNTHTHISSNNLLNRGPSILKPEVRKAIQQAKNNKGPGPDQILAELIKLLDEENITYLTTFLSKIYNEEILLDDWLESPFITLSKKSRPPNAAILVHPSNVEYDRVVLSHLVF, via the coding sequence ATGAAACTTAAATATACCTCCGGAATTGGGATACTGAAAAATGCTCGCGTCCTTAAAAACGCAGACGGAAAAATTTGTCATCACGAACAAGAGTGCAAAGAATGGGAGAGATACATCAGTGGCTTTTTGGACGATGCTTCTAGAGAAAATAATACACATACACATATTTCCTCTAACAACCTGTTAAacagaggtcccagtatactgaaACCAGAAGTCCGAAAAGCGATACAGCAAGCCAAAAATAATAAAGGACCTGGACCAGACCAAATCCTTGCTGAGCTAATTAAACTTTTGGACGAGGAAAATATTACCTACTTAACTACCTtccttagcaaaatttacaacgaAGAAATATTACTAGATGATTGGTTGGAGTCACCGTTTATAACATTATCGAAGAAAAGCAGGccaccaaatgcagcgattttGGTGCacccatcaaacgtggagtacgacagagTTGTGTTAAGTCATCTAGTCTTTTAA